One region of Skermanella mucosa genomic DNA includes:
- a CDS encoding SMP-30/gluconolactonase/LRE family protein, producing the protein MDRAFEIIDERFKRYALGNVFVERLHTGMRWAEGPVWFGDAGQLLWSDIPNNRIMRWVEGGGVSVFRSPSNFSNGNTRDRQGRLVTCEHGARRVTRTEHDGTVTVLADSYQGRRLNSPNDVVVKSDGSVWFTDPPYGILTDYEGHRSEMEQDGCHVYRIDPETGQVTVAADDFDKPNGIAFSPDEHILYVADTGASHRKDGPHHIRAFTVSQSGTLSGGEVFATIQPGLADGFRLDTDGNVWTSAGDGVHCYSPNGDLIGKVLVPEVVSNLAFGGPKRNRLFITATTSLYSVYVGANGAGPF; encoded by the coding sequence ATGGATCGTGCTTTCGAAATCATCGACGAGCGCTTCAAGCGCTACGCGCTCGGCAACGTTTTCGTCGAGCGCCTTCACACCGGGATGCGCTGGGCGGAGGGGCCGGTCTGGTTCGGCGACGCCGGACAGCTTCTGTGGAGCGACATCCCCAACAACCGGATCATGCGGTGGGTCGAAGGCGGCGGAGTCAGTGTCTTCCGCAGCCCGTCCAACTTCTCCAACGGCAACACCCGCGACCGGCAGGGGCGGCTGGTCACCTGCGAGCACGGCGCGCGGCGGGTCACCCGGACCGAGCATGACGGCACGGTCACCGTGCTGGCCGACAGCTACCAGGGGCGCCGGCTGAACTCGCCCAACGACGTGGTGGTGAAGTCGGACGGCTCCGTCTGGTTCACCGACCCGCCCTACGGCATCCTGACCGACTACGAGGGCCACCGGTCCGAGATGGAGCAGGACGGCTGCCACGTCTACCGGATCGATCCCGAAACGGGGCAGGTGACGGTGGCGGCGGACGATTTCGACAAGCCGAACGGCATCGCCTTCTCCCCCGACGAGCACATCCTCTACGTCGCCGACACGGGCGCCTCGCACCGCAAGGACGGTCCGCACCATATCCGGGCCTTCACCGTGTCCCAGTCCGGCACCCTGTCCGGCGGGGAGGTGTTCGCCACCATCCAGCCGGGGCTGGCGGACGGCTTCCGCCTGGACACGGACGGCAATGTCTGGACCAGCGCCGGCGACGGGGTCCATTGCTATTCGCCCAACGGCGACCTGATCGGCAAGGTGCTGGTCCCGGAGGTGGTCTCCAACCTGGCGTTCGGCGGGCCGAAGCGGAACCGGCTCTTCATCACCGCCACGACGTCGCTCTACAGCGTCTATGTCGGCGCGAACGGCGCCGGGCCGTTCTAA